From the Motacilla alba alba isolate MOTALB_02 chromosome Z, Motacilla_alba_V1.0_pri, whole genome shotgun sequence genome, one window contains:
- the LOC119695934 gene encoding B-cell differentiation antigen CD72-like translates to MAQLYADLRFAKVMGGRSMASQALEAAFGMNEAESPYESTQPALAGQDGDGAEPSPGCWSRRWCVPVGLLTTCLLLVATVALGACYWQVTRSLQDSSREHMAEQGRLSQELRVQEQSLEQTQLELAWAREELQRAWREGNISQMELDRLNVELRRVTGVLGRTEREMQEVQGRLNTSESTVALLRSCTAIDCCPSGWLLYRGKCLFISSEKKTWEDSRDECEKTYSQLLVTKSWSRWTVPTFLKNADVPYWIGLQKGSFPWYDYGWLEEEDPESQGDAEAWFWVDGSLYERPWQSKSNGTCAIISRGSIKPAQCTGPSDLHLWICEKAAGSSFPFK, encoded by the exons ATGGCCCAGCTTTATGCTGACCTGAGGTTTGCCAAAGTGATGGGGGGCCGGAGCATGGCCAGCCAGGCACTGGaggcag CCTTCGGCATGAACGAGGCAGAGAGCCCCTACGAGagcacacagccagcactggcagggcaggatggggatggagcagagcccagcccag GGTGCTGGTCCCGTCGGTGGTGCGTCCCTGTGGGTTTGCTGACAACttgcctgctgctggtggccacTGTGGCCCTGGGGGCTTGCT acTGGCAGGTCACCCGCAGCCTGCAGGACTCCTCCCGTGAGCACATGGCCGAGCAGGGCCGCCTGTCGCAGGAGCTGagggtgcaggagcagagcctggagcagacACAACTGGAGCTGGCATgggccagggaagagctgcagcgAGCGTGGCGCGAGGGCAACATCAGCCAGATGGAGCTGGACAGACTGAACGTGGAGCTGCGTCGTGTCACCGGGGTCCTGGGCAGGACAGAGAGGGAGATGCAGGAGGTGCAGGGGAGGCTCAACACCAGCGAGAGCACTGTGGCCCTCCTGCGCTCCTGCACGGCTATAG ATTGCTGTCCTTCGGGCTGGCTGCTGTACAGGGGCAAGTGCCTCTTCATCTCCTCGGAGAAGAAGACATGGGAAGACAGCAGGGATGAGTGTGAGAAGACATATTCTCAGCTCCTGGTCACCAAATCCTGGAGTCGTTGGACTGTGCCG aCCTTCCTGAAGAATGCAGATGTCCCATACTGGATTGGATTGCAGAAGGGCAGTTTCCCCTGGTACGACTATGGCTGGCTGGAGGAAGAGGACCCAGAGAGTCAGGGAGATGCAGAGGCCTGGTTCTGGGTGGATGGCTCCCTTTACGAAAG GCCGTGGCAGTCAAAATCGAATGGAACCTGTGCCATAATAAGCCGTGGGAGCATCAAACCCGCCCAATGCACTGGTCCCAGTGACCTGCACCTCTGGATCTGTGAGAAGGCAGCAGGGTCAAGCTTCCCTTTCAAGTGA
- the LOC119695610 gene encoding B-cell differentiation antigen CD72-like codes for MAQSVVYADLKFAARPPSTVPDDDDSPYENVPLGPVTAAPSAGRWTRRWRVPTALLVASLLLLLLLLVAVVALGACHWQVTRSLQDSSREHMAEQGRLSQELRAREQSLEQTQLELAWAREELQRAWREGNISQMELKSRNAELGRAQQELAVLQEEMQVVQGRLNTSERTVSSLRACMNTDCCPRGWVLFKSKCLYISVINKTWEESKEDCERRFAQLLVQDEWTPLTVPYFVHASKAHYWIGGRPLYGERRSMWTDSKHLSKHHTDCWSVVNGEMWNKRCDNPLPWICEKSPRLNIASETQPLFLTKD; via the exons ATGGCCCAGAGTGTGGTCTATGCCGACCTGAAGTTTGCGGCGCGGCCCCCATCCACCGTGCCCGACGACGACGACAGTCCGTACGAGAACGTGCCGCTGGGGCCGGTGACAGCAGCGCCCAGCGCAG GGCGCTGGACCCGGCGATGGCGCGTCCCCACAGCGCTGCTTGTagccagcctgctgctgctgctgctgctgctggtggccgTCGTGGCCCTGGGGGCTTGCC acTGGCAGGTCACCCGCAGCCTGCAGGACTCCTCCCGTGAGCACATGGCCGAGCAGGGCCGCCTGTCACAGGAGCTGAGGGCAcgggagcagagcctggagcagacACAACTGGAGCTGGCATgggccagggaagagctgcagcgAGCGTGGCGCGAGGGCAACATCAGCCAGATGGAGCTGAAAAGCAGGAATGCCGAGCTGGGGCgtgcccagcaggagctggctgtgttGCAGGAGGAGATGCAGGTGGTGCAGGGGAGGCTCAACACCAGCGAGAGGACTGTGAGCAGCCTGCGTGCCTGCATGAACACAG ATTGCTGCCCCCGGGGCTGGGTACTCTTCAAGAGCAAGTGTCTCTACATCTCGGTGATAAACAAGACCTGGGAGGAGAGCAAGGAAGATTGTGAAAGGAGATTTGCTCAGCTGCTGGTCCAGGATGAGTGGACACCGCTGACAGTGCCG TATTTTGTGCATGCGTCTAAGGCACACTACTGGATTGGAGGAAGACCTCTTTATGGAGAGAGGAGATCTATGTGGACGGACAGCAAACACCTCTC GAAACACCATACTGACTGCTGGTCGGTAGTTAACGGGGAAATGTGGAATAAGCGGTGTGACAATCCCTTGCCCTGGATCTGTGAGAAATCCCCAAGGCTAAACATTGCATCTGAGACTCAACCTCTTTTTCTGACCAAGGACTGa
- the LOC119696176 gene encoding killer cell lectin-like receptor subfamily G member 1 isoform X2, giving the protein MEEGVLYADLRFPSTPAPQQRVRLPWCWAALSLGLLSLMLLLAQIILVSLSFHYLVQQQTSCTDGLWRIEESPSYGKQTLEGRCQFCPVGWLWDAGQCYYFSSAKKNWEQSREDCCSRGAQLVTIQANTTLAFLVRTANMDAFHVGLKQDGFRSEWKWLDGTTLEWCLSTQYGLSPTLPPDRNGEGQSWVPSWTTAAGLPAWPRVGPTLPCSLLRPPLAAPMCPADPSEDDIHYKKLLQGLVLTVASLGRTQLRSLPQGYPRTGSASCLGPPPRAQSAFPSASLTVPCKPSCLEQSVTTTFL; this is encoded by the exons atggaagaGGGTGTCTTGTATGCTGACCTGCGCTTTCCCTCCACACCAG ctcctcagcagcgAGTGCGCCTGCCCTGGTGCTGGGCAGCCCTCAGCCTGGGTCTCCTCTCCCTGATGCTCCTACTGGCACAGATCATCCTGGTCAGCCTGAGTTTCCACT ATTTAGTGCAACAACAAACAAGCTGCACAGATGGTCTCTGGAGAATAGAGGAGAGCCCCAGCTATGGGAAACAGACACTGGAAG GGCGATGCCAGTTTTGCCCAGTTGGCTGGCTCTGGGATGCGGGGCAGTGCTACTACTTCTCCTCTGCCAAAAAGaactgggagcagagcagagaggactgctgctccagaggggcACAGCTGGTCACCATCCAAGCCAACACCACCCTG GCATTCCTGGTGCGCACAGCGAACATGGACGCTTTTCATGTGGGGCTGAAGCAGGATGGCTTCAGGTCTGAGTGGAAGTGGCTGGATGGCACCACGCTGGAATG GTGTCTCTCCACGCAGTATGGTCTTAGCCCCACTCTGCCACCTGACCGCAATGGAGAAGGACAGAGCTGGGTTCCTTCCTGGACtactgctgctgggctgcctgcaTGGCCCAGAGTAGGGCCTACACTCCCCTGCAGTTTGCTGAGGCCCCCGCTCGCTGCCCCCATGTGCCCTGCAGACCCCAGTGAGGATGACATTCACTacaagaagctgctgcaggggctggtgcTGACAGTGGCCAGCCTGGGGAGAACCCAGCTGCGTTCACTGCCACAGGGATACCCCAGAACAGG GTCGGCCTCTTGCCTCGGGCCCCCACCCCGAGCTCAATCTGCTTTTCCATCTGCATCTCTAACTGTGCCTTGCAAGCccagctgcctggagcagagtgTCACGacgacatttttatga
- the LOC119696176 gene encoding killer cell lectin-like receptor subfamily G member 1 isoform X1, translating to MEEGVLYADLRFPSTPAPQQRVRLPWCWAALSLGLLSLMLLLAQIILVSLSFHYLVQQQTSCTDGLWRIEESPSYGKQTLEGRCQFCPVGWLWDAGQCYYFSSAKKNWEQSREDCCSRGAQLVTIQANTTLAFLVRTANMDAFHVGLKQDGFRSEWKWLDGTTLEWCLSTQYGLSPTLPPDRNGEGQSWVPSWTTAAGLPAWPRVGPTLPCSLLRPPLAAPMCPADPSEDDIHYKKLLQGLVLTVASLGRTQLRSLPQGYPRTGTVTQKQLKMVPLRRDAQQRNTWAFIPSMSACTQALLLLLSSAPSLCPSTLLSSSLSFIMQKVSNS from the exons atggaagaGGGTGTCTTGTATGCTGACCTGCGCTTTCCCTCCACACCAG ctcctcagcagcgAGTGCGCCTGCCCTGGTGCTGGGCAGCCCTCAGCCTGGGTCTCCTCTCCCTGATGCTCCTACTGGCACAGATCATCCTGGTCAGCCTGAGTTTCCACT ATTTAGTGCAACAACAAACAAGCTGCACAGATGGTCTCTGGAGAATAGAGGAGAGCCCCAGCTATGGGAAACAGACACTGGAAG GGCGATGCCAGTTTTGCCCAGTTGGCTGGCTCTGGGATGCGGGGCAGTGCTACTACTTCTCCTCTGCCAAAAAGaactgggagcagagcagagaggactgctgctccagaggggcACAGCTGGTCACCATCCAAGCCAACACCACCCTG GCATTCCTGGTGCGCACAGCGAACATGGACGCTTTTCATGTGGGGCTGAAGCAGGATGGCTTCAGGTCTGAGTGGAAGTGGCTGGATGGCACCACGCTGGAATG GTGTCTCTCCACGCAGTATGGTCTTAGCCCCACTCTGCCACCTGACCGCAATGGAGAAGGACAGAGCTGGGTTCCTTCCTGGACtactgctgctgggctgcctgcaTGGCCCAGAGTAGGGCCTACACTCCCCTGCAGTTTGCTGAGGCCCCCGCTCGCTGCCCCCATGTGCCCTGCAGACCCCAGTGAGGATGACATTCACTacaagaagctgctgcaggggctggtgcTGACAGTGGCCAGCCTGGGGAGAACCCAGCTGCGTTCACTGCCACAGGGATACCCCAGAACAGG CACAGTAACACAGAAACAGCTCAAGATGGTTCCTCTGAGGAGAGATGCCCAACAAAGGAACACCTGGGCTTTTATCCCCTCAATGTCTGCTTGTACTCAAGCCttgcttctcctcctctcctctgccccctCTCTGTGTCCATCCACCTTGCTTTCATCATCCCTCTCCTTCATTATGCAAAAGGTCAGCAATTCCtag
- the LOC119696176 gene encoding killer cell lectin-like receptor subfamily G member 1 isoform X3: protein MEEGVLYADLRFPSTPAPQQRVRLPWCWAALSLGLLSLMLLLAQIILVSLSFHYLVQQQTSCTDGLWRIEESPSYGKQTLEGRCQFCPVGWLWDAGQCYYFSSAKKNWEQSREDCCSRGAQLVTIQANTTLAFLVRTANMDAFHVGLKQDGFRSEWKWLDGTTLEWIFPVQRYTRSFQACGRVSGLGLLGGACTDVLRWVCKQSAATVQWLQSSPPAFLWGNTTYSCVRP from the exons atggaagaGGGTGTCTTGTATGCTGACCTGCGCTTTCCCTCCACACCAG ctcctcagcagcgAGTGCGCCTGCCCTGGTGCTGGGCAGCCCTCAGCCTGGGTCTCCTCTCCCTGATGCTCCTACTGGCACAGATCATCCTGGTCAGCCTGAGTTTCCACT ATTTAGTGCAACAACAAACAAGCTGCACAGATGGTCTCTGGAGAATAGAGGAGAGCCCCAGCTATGGGAAACAGACACTGGAAG GGCGATGCCAGTTTTGCCCAGTTGGCTGGCTCTGGGATGCGGGGCAGTGCTACTACTTCTCCTCTGCCAAAAAGaactgggagcagagcagagaggactgctgctccagaggggcACAGCTGGTCACCATCCAAGCCAACACCACCCTG GCATTCCTGGTGCGCACAGCGAACATGGACGCTTTTCATGTGGGGCTGAAGCAGGATGGCTTCAGGTCTGAGTGGAAGTGGCTGGATGGCACCACGCTGGAATG GATCTTCCCAGTCCAGCGCTACACCAGGTCTTTCCAGGCCTGTGGCAGGGTGTCCGGCTTGGGACTTTTAGGTGGTGCATGCACAGATGTCCTCAGATGGGTCTGCAAGCAGAGTGCAGCCACCGTGCAGTGGCTCCAGTCCTCgcctcctgccttcctctggGGAAACACCACCTACAGCTGTGTGAGGCCCTGA
- the LOC119696004 gene encoding uncharacterized protein LOC119696004 isoform X2 — MAARAVPSSGGAAESPEPPGACGHTTAPPRAAGCRGGRLSRPGLRFPWLLPGPHMLGAAPGAARRGSRGSPRAGSRRFPVQLPARFPAGHPPGAAPGSARPSPAAGPGPSDRGTAAPAGSMPRGRAWTQEEVSRLLSLVVESGEAALLMASTSRSNEALWRQISHGLAAAGYRRSVAQCRSKWKALKQAFHSERETYRRAELHSPRLPPHYRAMKRIWEAAGRPVFGERRMALAVKLPFGRRRSAPATRSPSSPEPPEHDVGGDTPSTMLSPILQRVKDEPESPGGERIAGVPPTPPAMPHTSCCFFPLSLLGCHTDLKLEGAEGKASFPGGTSLGMGRGNEVLPLAAAATGSHGTAAMSEQPGAGDDASDTSLHGSGMAGLLQNVQQLLVQILQTSRQQQALLESLARDTISYLQLLSHSLVQVGETLHQLLLQPQTHPHPLGHCVPQVPLLGGGSGVPCSPGAPQVSLAHKEGLQLSPDARCIPR; from the exons ATGGCCGCCCGAGCCGTGCCCTCGTCCGGGGGAGCGGCAGAGTCCCCCGAACCCCCGGGAGCCTGCGGGCACACAACGGCGCCGCCCCGAGCTGCCGGCTGTCGCGGCGGGAGGCTGTCTCGTCCAGGACTACGTTTCCCATGGCTCCTGCCGGGGCCGCACATGCTCGGCGCGGCTCCCGGCGCCGCCCGGCGCGGATCCCGGGGCAGCCCGCGGGCCGGCTCCCGGCGGTTCCCCGTGCAGCTCCCGGCGCGGTTCCCGGCGGGGCATCCTCCCGGTGCCGCCCCCGGGAGCGCACGGCCgagccccgccgccggcccgggcCCGAGCGATCGCGGCACCGCCGCCCCGGCCGGCAGCATGCCCCGCGGGCGAGCCTGGACGCAGGAGGAGGTCAGCAGGCTGCTGTCGCTGGTGGTGGAGTCGGGGGAGGCCGCGCTGCTCATGGCCTCCACGTCGCGGTCCAACGAGGCGCTCTGGCGGCAGATCTCCCACGGCCTGGCGGCGGCCGGCTACAGGCGCAGCGTGGCCCAGTGCCGCTCCAAGTGGAAGGCGCTCAAGCAGGCTTTCCACTCGGAGCGGGAGACCTACCGGAGGGCAGAACTCCACTCGCCCCGGCTGCCGCCGCACTACCGAGCCATGAAGAGGATCTGGGAGGCGGCCGGGCGGCCCGTCTTTGGCGAGCGGAGGATGGCGC TTGCGGTGAAGCTGCCCTTCGGAAGGCGAAGGTCAGCCCCTGCCACACGCTCTCCATCCTCACCAGAGCCACCAG AGCACGACGTTGGCGGGGACACCCCCAGCACAATGCTGTCACCGATACTGCAGCGTGTGAAGGACGAGCCGGAGAGCC ctggtggggaACGCATCGCTGGAGTGCCACCCACACCCCCTGCCATGCCAC ACACCAGTTGCTgcttctttcccctctccctcctgg GCTGTCACACTGACCTGAagctggaaggagctgagggaaaGGCCA GTTTTCCTGGTGGAACATCCCTGGGGATGGGAAGAGGAAACGAAGTGCTgccactggctgctgcagccacaggctcCCACGGGACAGCAGCCATGAgtgagcagccaggagcaggtgaCGATGCATCAGACACAAGCCTGCATG GCTCTGGCATGGCAGGCTTACTCCAGAATGTCCAGCAACTGCTGGTGCAGATCCTGCAGACGTCTCGGCAGCAGCAGGCACTACTGGAGAGCCTGGCCAGAGATACCATCTCCtacctccagctcctctcccacagCCTCGTCCAGGTGGGCGAGACcctgcaccagctcctgctccagccacagaCCCATCCTCACCCCCTTGGCCACTGTGTGCCCCAGGTGCCCCTTCTTGGAGGTGGCTCTGGagtgccctgctctcctggtgctccccaAGTATCCCTGGCTCACAAAGAGGGGCTTCAGCTGTCCCCTGATGCCAGGTGCATCCCCCGCTGA
- the LOC119696004 gene encoding uncharacterized protein LOC119696004 isoform X1 — translation MAARAVPSSGGAAESPEPPGACGHTTAPPRAAGCRGGRLSRPGLRFPWLLPGPHMLGAAPGAARRGSRGSPRAGSRRFPVQLPARFPAGHPPGAAPGSARPSPAAGPGPSDRGTAAPAGSMPRGRAWTQEEVSRLLSLVVESGEAALLMASTSRSNEALWRQISHGLAAAGYRRSVAQCRSKWKALKQAFHSERETYRRAELHSPRLPPHYRAMKRIWEAAGRPVFGERRMALAVKLPFGRRRSAPATRSPSSPEPPEHDVGGDTPSTMLSPILQRVKDEPESPAGGERIAGVPPTPPAMPHTSCCFFPLSLLGCHTDLKLEGAEGKASFPGGTSLGMGRGNEVLPLAAAATGSHGTAAMSEQPGAGDDASDTSLHGSGMAGLLQNVQQLLVQILQTSRQQQALLESLARDTISYLQLLSHSLVQVGETLHQLLLQPQTHPHPLGHCVPQVPLLGGGSGVPCSPGAPQVSLAHKEGLQLSPDARCIPR, via the exons ATGGCCGCCCGAGCCGTGCCCTCGTCCGGGGGAGCGGCAGAGTCCCCCGAACCCCCGGGAGCCTGCGGGCACACAACGGCGCCGCCCCGAGCTGCCGGCTGTCGCGGCGGGAGGCTGTCTCGTCCAGGACTACGTTTCCCATGGCTCCTGCCGGGGCCGCACATGCTCGGCGCGGCTCCCGGCGCCGCCCGGCGCGGATCCCGGGGCAGCCCGCGGGCCGGCTCCCGGCGGTTCCCCGTGCAGCTCCCGGCGCGGTTCCCGGCGGGGCATCCTCCCGGTGCCGCCCCCGGGAGCGCACGGCCgagccccgccgccggcccgggcCCGAGCGATCGCGGCACCGCCGCCCCGGCCGGCAGCATGCCCCGCGGGCGAGCCTGGACGCAGGAGGAGGTCAGCAGGCTGCTGTCGCTGGTGGTGGAGTCGGGGGAGGCCGCGCTGCTCATGGCCTCCACGTCGCGGTCCAACGAGGCGCTCTGGCGGCAGATCTCCCACGGCCTGGCGGCGGCCGGCTACAGGCGCAGCGTGGCCCAGTGCCGCTCCAAGTGGAAGGCGCTCAAGCAGGCTTTCCACTCGGAGCGGGAGACCTACCGGAGGGCAGAACTCCACTCGCCCCGGCTGCCGCCGCACTACCGAGCCATGAAGAGGATCTGGGAGGCGGCCGGGCGGCCCGTCTTTGGCGAGCGGAGGATGGCGC TTGCGGTGAAGCTGCCCTTCGGAAGGCGAAGGTCAGCCCCTGCCACACGCTCTCCATCCTCACCAGAGCCACCAG AGCACGACGTTGGCGGGGACACCCCCAGCACAATGCTGTCACCGATACTGCAGCGTGTGAAGGACGAGCCGGAGAGCC cagctggtggggaACGCATCGCTGGAGTGCCACCCACACCCCCTGCCATGCCAC ACACCAGTTGCTgcttctttcccctctccctcctgg GCTGTCACACTGACCTGAagctggaaggagctgagggaaaGGCCA GTTTTCCTGGTGGAACATCCCTGGGGATGGGAAGAGGAAACGAAGTGCTgccactggctgctgcagccacaggctcCCACGGGACAGCAGCCATGAgtgagcagccaggagcaggtgaCGATGCATCAGACACAAGCCTGCATG GCTCTGGCATGGCAGGCTTACTCCAGAATGTCCAGCAACTGCTGGTGCAGATCCTGCAGACGTCTCGGCAGCAGCAGGCACTACTGGAGAGCCTGGCCAGAGATACCATCTCCtacctccagctcctctcccacagCCTCGTCCAGGTGGGCGAGACcctgcaccagctcctgctccagccacagaCCCATCCTCACCCCCTTGGCCACTGTGTGCCCCAGGTGCCCCTTCTTGGAGGTGGCTCTGGagtgccctgctctcctggtgctccccaAGTATCCCTGGCTCACAAAGAGGGGCTTCAGCTGTCCCCTGATGCCAGGTGCATCCCCCGCTGA
- the LOC119696004 gene encoding uncharacterized protein LOC119696004 isoform X3 yields MAARAVPSSGGAAESPEPPGACGHTTAPPRAAGCRGGRLSRPGLRFPWLLPGPHMLGAAPGAARRGSRGSPRAGSRRFPVQLPARFPAGHPPGAAPGSARPSPAAGPGPSDRGTAAPAGSMPRGRAWTQEEVSRLLSLVVESGEAALLMASTSRSNEALWRQISHGLAAAGYRRSVAQCRSKWKALKQAFHSERETYRRAELHSPRLPPHYRAMKRIWEAAGRPVFGERRMALAVKLPFGRRRSAPATRSPSSPEPPEHDVGGDTPSTMLSPILQRVKDEPESPAGGERIAGVPPTPPAMPHTSCCFFPLSLLGCHTDLKLEGAEGKASFPGGTSLGMGRGNEVLPLAAAATGSHGTAAMSEQPGAGDDASDTSLHGLLQNVQQLLVQILQTSRQQQALLESLARDTISYLQLLSHSLVQVGETLHQLLLQPQTHPHPLGHCVPQVPLLGGGSGVPCSPGAPQVSLAHKEGLQLSPDARCIPR; encoded by the exons ATGGCCGCCCGAGCCGTGCCCTCGTCCGGGGGAGCGGCAGAGTCCCCCGAACCCCCGGGAGCCTGCGGGCACACAACGGCGCCGCCCCGAGCTGCCGGCTGTCGCGGCGGGAGGCTGTCTCGTCCAGGACTACGTTTCCCATGGCTCCTGCCGGGGCCGCACATGCTCGGCGCGGCTCCCGGCGCCGCCCGGCGCGGATCCCGGGGCAGCCCGCGGGCCGGCTCCCGGCGGTTCCCCGTGCAGCTCCCGGCGCGGTTCCCGGCGGGGCATCCTCCCGGTGCCGCCCCCGGGAGCGCACGGCCgagccccgccgccggcccgggcCCGAGCGATCGCGGCACCGCCGCCCCGGCCGGCAGCATGCCCCGCGGGCGAGCCTGGACGCAGGAGGAGGTCAGCAGGCTGCTGTCGCTGGTGGTGGAGTCGGGGGAGGCCGCGCTGCTCATGGCCTCCACGTCGCGGTCCAACGAGGCGCTCTGGCGGCAGATCTCCCACGGCCTGGCGGCGGCCGGCTACAGGCGCAGCGTGGCCCAGTGCCGCTCCAAGTGGAAGGCGCTCAAGCAGGCTTTCCACTCGGAGCGGGAGACCTACCGGAGGGCAGAACTCCACTCGCCCCGGCTGCCGCCGCACTACCGAGCCATGAAGAGGATCTGGGAGGCGGCCGGGCGGCCCGTCTTTGGCGAGCGGAGGATGGCGC TTGCGGTGAAGCTGCCCTTCGGAAGGCGAAGGTCAGCCCCTGCCACACGCTCTCCATCCTCACCAGAGCCACCAG AGCACGACGTTGGCGGGGACACCCCCAGCACAATGCTGTCACCGATACTGCAGCGTGTGAAGGACGAGCCGGAGAGCC cagctggtggggaACGCATCGCTGGAGTGCCACCCACACCCCCTGCCATGCCAC ACACCAGTTGCTgcttctttcccctctccctcctgg GCTGTCACACTGACCTGAagctggaaggagctgagggaaaGGCCA GTTTTCCTGGTGGAACATCCCTGGGGATGGGAAGAGGAAACGAAGTGCTgccactggctgctgcagccacaggctcCCACGGGACAGCAGCCATGAgtgagcagccaggagcaggtgaCGATGCATCAGACACAAGCCTGCATG GCTTACTCCAGAATGTCCAGCAACTGCTGGTGCAGATCCTGCAGACGTCTCGGCAGCAGCAGGCACTACTGGAGAGCCTGGCCAGAGATACCATCTCCtacctccagctcctctcccacagCCTCGTCCAGGTGGGCGAGACcctgcaccagctcctgctccagccacagaCCCATCCTCACCCCCTTGGCCACTGTGTGCCCCAGGTGCCCCTTCTTGGAGGTGGCTCTGGagtgccctgctctcctggtgctccccaAGTATCCCTGGCTCACAAAGAGGGGCTTCAGCTGTCCCCTGATGCCAGGTGCATCCCCCGCTGA